Proteins found in one Planctomycetaceae bacterium genomic segment:
- a CDS encoding UbiA family prenyltransferase has protein sequence MNDTLQQSRLKSWLQLVRLPNLLTVPGDPLVGFLLASAGGAAPRAASGWAGLFQGVLIDQPWARAALMVAAALLFYMRGLITNDLADFAEDKRDRPDRPLPSGAVNVRSAALAASALGLGGMVLATLCGAAGCAIGILLVLSMASYNTFVKRHPVAGPLNMGLCRSLSLLLGAAAAGWGIGMLPVVTAAAVLGLYIATTTAIAAGETTQRDLGHKRWGPPVVLLLGFPALAHSTTWMSTSLQFAAMGVTAIAAFYAVWWSLLLAGKPHPVIVQMIVGKLIAGLMLIQAGMAVMAITDKTSYAPWILIGVLLVGRLLSPALRRRFYSS, from the coding sequence ATGAATGATACGTTGCAACAATCCCGCCTGAAGTCCTGGCTGCAGTTGGTTCGCCTTCCGAACCTGCTGACGGTTCCGGGCGATCCCTTGGTGGGGTTTCTGCTGGCCAGCGCGGGCGGGGCAGCCCCGCGGGCGGCATCGGGCTGGGCGGGGCTCTTTCAGGGCGTCCTGATCGATCAGCCCTGGGCTCGCGCGGCGTTGATGGTGGCCGCGGCGCTGCTGTTCTACATGCGCGGGCTGATTACCAATGATCTGGCCGACTTTGCCGAGGACAAGCGCGACCGCCCCGATCGCCCGCTGCCCAGCGGGGCTGTCAACGTCCGCTCGGCCGCCCTGGCCGCCAGCGCCCTGGGCCTGGGCGGGATGGTCCTGGCCACGCTTTGCGGCGCCGCCGGATGCGCCATAGGCATCCTGCTGGTGCTGTCGATGGCCTCGTACAACACGTTCGTCAAGCGCCACCCGGTGGCCGGTCCGCTGAACATGGGTCTGTGCCGTTCGCTGAGCCTGCTGCTGGGCGCGGCCGCCGCCGGGTGGGGCATCGGCATGCTGCCGGTGGTGACAGCCGCGGCGGTGCTGGGACTGTACATTGCCACGACGACGGCCATCGCCGCCGGCGAGACGACGCAGCGCGACCTGGGCCACAAGCGCTGGGGTCCGCCGGTGGTGCTGCTGCTGGGCTTTCCGGCGTTGGCGCACTCGACGACGTGGATGTCGACGAGTCTTCAGTTCGCCGCCATGGGCGTGACGGCCATCGCCGCCTTCTACGCCGTCTGGTGGTCGCTGTTGCTGGCGGGCAAGCCCCACCCGGTGATCGTGCAGATGATCGTCGGCAAGCTCATCGCCGGGCTGATGCTCATCCAGGCAGGCATGGCCGTGATGGCCATTACTGACAAAACCTCCTACGCCCCCTGGATCCTCATCGGCGTGCTGCTCGTCGGGCGACTCCTGTCCCCTGCTCTGCGCCGGCGGTTCTACTCCAGTTAA